The Geomonas agri genome contains the following window.
CTGCCTCGCCGGGGCGTTCGTCTTCGCCAGGAACCTCCCCCGCATCAGGCAGATGGTCCGGCCCATCTACGCCCGTATGGGCATCATCAGGGAAGTAGCCCAAGGCATGGAAACTGCGGCTGAGCAGCCGCAGCTGCCTAAAGAGAAAGAATGAGGGGAAGTGAACTATAGATGATCGATTTTCTTACTGCAGGACTTGTTCTTGGTTGCTCGGCGGGGTTCTCGCCGGGGCCGCTTCTGATGCTGGTCATCTCCGAGACGCTCACCCACGGCACCAGGTCCGGTGTGCGGGTGGCGCTCTCCCCCATCATCACCGATTTCCCCATCATCGCCGCGGCGCTCTTGCTGTTGATGAACCTCTCCGGTTATCACGGCATCCTCGGCGTCCTGTCACTCGCCGGCGGCCTCTTCGTCCTTTACACCGGCTACCACTCTCTGCGCGCCAAGCCGGTCGCTCTCGACCTCCCCAAGGAGCCTCCCAAGTCACTCAGGAAGGGCGTGCTGACTAACTTCCTCAGCCCGCACCCCTACCTGTTCTGGATCACCGTGGGCGCGCCGCTGTTGACCCGCTCGCTCAAAGTCGGTCCCGCCGCCTTTATCGCCTTCATCGGGAGCTTTTACCTCTGCCTCATCGGCGCAAAAATCGTCCTCGCCCTGGCGGTCGGGAGATCGCGGGCCTTTATGGGGAGCGGGGTCTACCTCTGGATCATGCGCCTGCTCGGCGCGCTGCTGACTTTCTTCGCACTGCTCTTGTTCCGTGAGGGAGTGAAACTGCTGGGGATTTGGTAGATCGGGGCGTTCCCGCTCAGGTGTTCTCTATCGCTACCACGTCGACCTGCAGCACGATCTCTTCGCCGGCCAGATGCGGGTTGCGGTCCAAGTTGACTACTCGATCCGTGGTGACGATGCTGAATTCGTCCGTGGTCCCCTGGTTCACCACCTCGTGCTGCATTTCCGTCGCGCTGCCGCCAATGGGGGCGGCCGAGTCGCGCGAGAACCGGGAGACAGCCGATGGGTCGCGGCGCCCGTACGCCTTGTCCGGCGGCACGGTGACCCGCTTGGATTCTCCGGCCGACATCCCCTCCAGTGCCTCTTCCAGACCCCGCATCACCTTGCCCGCACCCACCGTCACCCGCATCGGGTCTCCACCCGCCGTCGATTCGACGACTT
Protein-coding sequences here:
- a CDS encoding LysE family translocator, encoding MIDFLTAGLVLGCSAGFSPGPLLMLVISETLTHGTRSGVRVALSPIITDFPIIAAALLLLMNLSGYHGILGVLSLAGGLFVLYTGYHSLRAKPVALDLPKEPPKSLRKGVLTNFLSPHPYLFWITVGAPLLTRSLKVGPAAFIAFIGSFYLCLIGAKIVLALAVGRSRAFMGSGVYLWIMRLLGALLTFFALLLFREGVKLLGIW
- a CDS encoding FKBP-type peptidyl-prolyl cis-trans isomerase; this encodes MPTVKYGSTVQVHYTALRNNGEVVESTAGGDPMRVTVGAGKVMRGLEEALEGMSAGESKRVTVPPDKAYGRRDPSAVSRFSRDSAAPIGGSATEMQHEVVNQGTTDEFSIVTTDRVVNLDRNPHLAGEEIVLQVDVVAIENT